Proteins from a single region of Streptomyces griseiscabiei:
- a CDS encoding DUF6986 family protein, which yields MGQGRQENVATSLAGAVSEEISASLAPVDAELERRYPGDPGTRQPVHTVYVPGDVFAADTVRTWGDRALAALDEHAPDAAAFGAVLGLGDGLAGPVYDRVRAKLEREPIEDLRVDFEDGYGARPDAEEDEAAARAARLIAEAYAEGTAAPYMGIRMKCMEAPVRDRGIRTLDIFLTGLLEAGGLPDGLVLTLPKVTYAEQVTAMVRLLEAFEKARGLEPGRIGFEIQIETSQSVLAADGTATVARMIGAAEGRATGLHYGTFDYSACLGVSAAHQASDHPAADHAKAVMQVAAAGTGVRVSDGSTNVLPVGPTPQVHDAWRLHYGLTRRALARAYYQGWDMHPGHIPTRYAAVFAFYREGYEQAAARLARYAGRAGGDVMDEPATAKALSGYLLRGLDCGALDLDEVSGATGLTRAALEGFAAPRRADLTISTQ from the coding sequence ATGGGGCAGGGCCGGCAGGAGAACGTGGCGACGAGTCTCGCGGGTGCCGTCAGCGAGGAGATCAGCGCCTCCCTCGCCCCCGTCGACGCGGAGCTGGAGCGCCGCTACCCGGGCGACCCGGGCACCCGCCAGCCCGTGCACACCGTCTACGTGCCCGGTGACGTCTTCGCCGCTGACACCGTCCGCACCTGGGGCGACCGGGCCCTCGCCGCCCTCGACGAGCACGCCCCCGACGCCGCCGCGTTCGGCGCCGTCCTCGGCCTCGGCGACGGCCTCGCCGGGCCGGTGTACGACCGCGTCCGCGCCAAGCTGGAGCGCGAGCCGATCGAGGACCTGCGCGTCGACTTCGAGGACGGCTACGGGGCCCGTCCCGACGCCGAGGAGGACGAGGCCGCCGCCCGCGCCGCCCGGCTGATCGCGGAGGCGTACGCCGAGGGCACGGCGGCCCCGTACATGGGCATCCGCATGAAGTGCATGGAGGCTCCGGTGCGCGACCGGGGCATCCGCACCCTCGACATCTTCCTCACCGGCCTGCTGGAGGCCGGCGGACTGCCCGACGGGCTGGTCCTGACCCTGCCCAAGGTGACGTACGCCGAGCAGGTCACCGCGATGGTCCGGCTGCTGGAGGCCTTCGAGAAGGCGCGCGGCCTGGAGCCCGGCCGGATCGGCTTTGAGATCCAGATCGAGACCAGCCAGTCCGTCCTCGCCGCAGACGGCACCGCCACCGTCGCCCGGATGATCGGCGCCGCCGAGGGCCGCGCCACCGGGCTGCACTACGGCACCTTCGACTACAGCGCCTGCCTCGGCGTCTCCGCCGCCCACCAGGCCAGCGACCACCCGGCCGCCGACCACGCCAAGGCGGTCATGCAGGTCGCGGCGGCGGGCACGGGCGTACGGGTCTCCGACGGCTCCACCAACGTCCTGCCGGTCGGCCCGACCCCACAGGTCCACGACGCCTGGCGCCTGCACTACGGCCTCACCCGGCGCGCCCTCGCCCGCGCCTACTACCAGGGCTGGGACATGCACCCCGGCCACATCCCCACCCGCTACGCCGCCGTCTTCGCCTTCTACCGCGAGGGCTACGAACAGGCCGCCGCCCGGCTCGCCCGGTACGCCGGCCGCGCGGGCGGCGACGTGATGGACGAGCCCGCGACCGCCAAGGCCCTCAGCGGCTATCTGCTGCGCGGCCTGGACTGCGGCGCCCTCGACCTCGACGAGGTGTCCGGCGCGACCGGTCTGACCCGCGCCGCTCTGGAGGGCTTCGCGGCCCCGCGACGGGCGGATCTGACGATTTCCACCCAGTAG
- a CDS encoding endonuclease/exonuclease/phosphatase family protein translates to MPKEVGVTRRQGLRSAAAAAIAVPLLTTAGSSQPASAGEHPGALNVMTFNVRFATVVDKTPRWSVRRPVMRELLRRERPHVIGTQEGLYQQLRMIEKDLGGHYDWIGTGRGGGSKDEFMAIFYDTRRLDPIEFDHFWLSDTPYTIASNTWDADWLRMVTWVKFADLADGGREFYVLNTHLDSVSQYARERSAKLIGETIAGWDRSAPVIVTGDFNAAAHDNRVYDLMLAGGLVDAWDTAASRTQAYGTYHGYRAPRPGGRRIDWILTSPGVTTHWAAMNTFSVDGMYPSDHLPVQASLTLG, encoded by the coding sequence GTGCCGAAAGAGGTCGGAGTGACGCGCCGCCAGGGACTCCGGTCCGCGGCGGCCGCCGCCATCGCCGTGCCGCTGCTGACCACGGCGGGCTCGTCGCAACCGGCGTCCGCCGGCGAGCACCCGGGCGCCCTGAACGTCATGACGTTCAACGTGCGCTTCGCGACCGTCGTCGACAAGACACCGCGCTGGTCCGTGCGCCGTCCGGTGATGCGGGAGCTGCTGCGCCGCGAGCGACCGCATGTCATCGGCACCCAGGAGGGGCTGTACCAGCAGCTGCGCATGATCGAGAAGGATCTCGGCGGCCACTACGACTGGATCGGCACCGGCCGGGGAGGCGGCAGCAAGGACGAGTTCATGGCGATCTTCTACGACACCCGCAGACTCGACCCGATCGAGTTCGACCACTTCTGGCTGTCCGACACCCCGTACACGATCGCCTCCAACACCTGGGACGCGGACTGGCTGCGCATGGTGACCTGGGTGAAGTTCGCCGATCTCGCCGACGGGGGGCGGGAGTTCTACGTCCTCAACACCCATCTGGACAGCGTCAGCCAGTACGCGCGGGAGCGCTCGGCGAAGCTGATCGGCGAGACGATCGCCGGGTGGGACCGGTCGGCGCCGGTGATCGTCACCGGTGACTTCAACGCGGCGGCCCACGACAACCGCGTGTACGACCTGATGCTGGCGGGCGGGCTCGTGGACGCCTGGGACACGGCGGCCTCCCGCACCCAGGCGTACGGGACGTACCACGGCTACCGGGCGCCCAGGCCCGGCGGCAGACGCATCGACTGGATCCTGACCTCGCCCGGGGTGACCACGCACTGGGCGGCGATGAACACCTTCTCCGTCGACGGGATGTACCCGAGCGACCATCTGCCGGTGCAGGCCTCGCTGACCCTGGGATGA